The window AAAGACGCTGCCGAAAGCCAGGTAGTCGGCCCCGGCCCCGGCCGCCGCCGCCGCCCGACCCAGATCGCCATAGCAGGAAACGCCGAGGATGCGCCCAGAACCAAGCGCTTCGCGCGCCGCCGCCAAGTCGTCGGCGGGGAAATCGTCGCGGCCCAGGTGGGCGCCGTCGGCGCCGATCTCGACGGCCAGGCGGAAATCGTCATTGACGATCAGCTTTGCCCCGAAAGCGCGGCAGACGCGCAAGAGCTCGGCGGCCTGCGCGCGCTTCAGCGGCGGGGGGGCCAACTTGTTGCGGTACTGCACAAGCCGGACGCCGCCCTCCAGTGCCATCTCGACGAGCGCGGAAAGCCGCGGCAGCAGGCGGTCGTCGGGCGTGACGGCGTAAAGCCCCTCAAGCATTTCCCTCGCCATCTTCGCGCGCCCAGAAAAACCGGTCGGGAATGTACTGGCCCATGCCGGGGCGGAAGCCCGCCGCCAGAGCATTCCAGGTGTATTCCTGGGCGTCGCGCACGGCCTCCTCGATGGCGAGGCCGCTGGCGAGATTGGCGGCGATGGCGGAGGCCAGCGTGCAGCCGGAGCCGTGGTAGCCGCCCGGCAGGCGCTCCCAGCGGTCGGTGCGCACGGCGCCATGGGAGCCGTAGAGCGTATTCACCACCTGGGAGGTGTTTTCGTGGGCGCCGGTGATCAGCACATACTCACAGCCGGCGCAAACGAGCCGCCGGGCACATTCGGGCAAGTCCGGCGGGGCGTCGCCTCCGCCCTCCGCGTCTTCCAGCACCAGCCGGCGGGCCTCGAGGCTGTTGGGCGTCAGGATCGTCGTCTGCGGCAGCAACAGCTCGATCATGGCGTCGACTGTTTCCTCGTCGGCGAACTGGTCGCCCCGCCCCGAGGCCAGCACGGGATCGAAAACCAGGGGGATGTCGGGATAATCGGCGATGATTTCGGCGATGGCGGCCACGGCCTCGACGCTGCCCAGCAACCCCAGTTTGAAGGCCGCCACCGGGATGTCCTCCAGCAGCGCCCGGGCCTGGTCCGAAATCCATCCGGCATCGATGGGCAGCACATCCTCGACG is drawn from Candidatus Nitricoxidivorans perseverans and contains these coding sequences:
- the thiE gene encoding thiamine phosphate synthase, coding for MLEGLYAVTPDDRLLPRLSALVEMALEGGVRLVQYRNKLAPPPLKRAQAAELLRVCRAFGAKLIVNDDFRLAVEIGADGAHLGRDDFPADDLAAAREALGSGRILGVSCYGDLGRAAAAAGAGADYLAFGSVFSSATKPAASRAPLEILREARRRFDLPVAAIGGITLDNAPEVIHAGADLLAVVADLFDAMDIRRRAEEFQQLFIH
- a CDS encoding hydroxymethylpyrimidine/phosphomethylpyrimidine kinase; the protein is MSAAELLPPIVLIFAASDPTGGAGLQADLLTQAGMGCHPLSVVTALTVQDTAGVEDVLPIDAGWISDQARALLEDIPVAAFKLGLLGSVEAVAAIAEIIADYPDIPLVFDPVLASGRGDQFADEETVDAMIELLLPQTTILTPNSLEARRLVLEDAEGGGDAPPDLPECARRLVCAGCEYVLITGAHENTSQVVNTLYGSHGAVRTDRWERLPGGYHGSGCTLASAIAANLASGLAIEEAVRDAQEYTWNALAAGFRPGMGQYIPDRFFWAREDGEGNA